A single region of the Microbulbifer sp. MKSA007 genome encodes:
- the mutS gene encoding DNA mismatch repair protein MutS gives MPKTANKTKAAKPEHTPMMQQYMRIKAQHPQELVFYRMGDFYELFFDDAKKAAELLDVTLTARGKSGGEPIPMAGIPYHAAEGYLARLIKAGVSVAICEQIGDPATSKGPVERQVVRIVTPGTVTDEALLNDRRDNLLAAISHLGDVFGLALLDLATGRFVVQETDTLEALAEQVQRHNPAELLAPEELSLPIEIERRAGVRRRAPWEFELESALRLLNQQFGTMNLEAFGCSHMHGAVIAAGCLLQYARDTQRTELPHIRGLLTESGDETVALDGASRRNLEIDLNLNGGDDNTLLSVFDSCKTAMGSRLLRRWFNNPLRQLTTLRNRQDAIAALIADYGFEPLRDALKPVGDMERILGRLALRSARPRDLARLGQSLAQFPEIQQQLAESDATLLNELCSQIGEWPETVELLQDAIIENPPVVIRDGGVIATGYDEELDELRAISENAGDYLVQLEQREKERTGMPTLKVGYNRVHGYFIEISRGQSDKAPAEYIRRQTLKNAERFITPELKEFEDKALSAKSRALAREKALYEELINQLNESLAELQAAAAGISELDVLACLAERADDLRLCRPELGTEPGLHITGGRHPVVEQVLDEPFVANDIDLHNDRRMLVITGPNMGGKSTYMRQTALIALLAHCGSYVPADSAQIGLLDRIFTRIGSADDLAGGRSTFMVEMTETANILRNATEHSLVLMDEIGRGTSTYDGLSLAWACAHYLAGEVRAFTLFATHYFELTDLPSQCSEAANIHLDATEHGEGIVFLHRIQEGPASKSYGLQVAKLAGIPSDVLTEARARLAALEAGAQSVDVPAPIATPAPAPKQEPEEAAVPMAAGPGSPQQVDLFGSPSHPAVDALEELDPDDLTPRQALEALYSLRKLLK, from the coding sequence ATGCCAAAAACCGCAAACAAGACCAAGGCCGCGAAACCCGAACACACCCCCATGATGCAACAATACATGCGCATCAAGGCCCAGCACCCCCAAGAGCTGGTGTTCTACCGCATGGGGGACTTTTACGAGCTGTTCTTTGATGATGCCAAGAAGGCGGCTGAGCTGTTGGATGTCACCCTTACTGCCCGTGGCAAGTCCGGGGGGGAACCTATCCCCATGGCCGGTATTCCCTACCATGCAGCTGAGGGCTACTTGGCGCGGCTAATTAAAGCTGGTGTTTCCGTTGCCATCTGTGAACAAATCGGTGATCCCGCCACCAGCAAGGGGCCGGTTGAGCGCCAGGTAGTACGTATTGTTACTCCGGGCACGGTCACCGACGAGGCACTTCTCAACGATCGCCGCGATAACCTCCTGGCTGCTATTTCACACTTGGGCGATGTATTTGGCCTGGCACTGCTGGACCTGGCAACCGGTCGTTTTGTGGTTCAGGAAACAGATACTCTGGAAGCCCTGGCCGAGCAGGTGCAGCGCCACAATCCCGCTGAACTGCTTGCGCCGGAAGAGCTTAGCCTGCCGATTGAAATCGAACGCCGCGCGGGCGTGCGCCGCCGGGCACCTTGGGAGTTCGAGCTGGAGAGCGCTTTGCGTCTGCTCAACCAGCAATTCGGCACCATGAACCTGGAGGCCTTTGGTTGTAGCCATATGCACGGTGCTGTGATCGCTGCCGGCTGCCTGCTGCAATATGCACGGGACACCCAGCGTACCGAGCTGCCCCATATTCGCGGCCTGCTGACGGAAAGTGGTGATGAGACAGTCGCCTTGGATGGTGCCAGCCGCCGCAATCTGGAGATTGATCTGAACCTGAACGGTGGCGATGACAATACCCTCTTGTCGGTCTTCGATAGCTGTAAAACCGCTATGGGTAGCCGCTTGCTGCGCCGCTGGTTTAACAACCCCTTGCGCCAGCTGACTACCTTGCGCAACCGCCAAGATGCCATCGCAGCATTAATTGCCGATTATGGCTTTGAGCCTCTGCGTGATGCCCTCAAACCTGTGGGCGATATGGAGCGAATCCTGGGCCGTTTGGCACTGCGCTCTGCACGTCCTCGGGATTTGGCTCGCCTGGGCCAGTCCCTAGCTCAATTCCCAGAAATCCAGCAACAGTTAGCGGAATCTGACGCAACGTTATTGAATGAATTGTGCAGCCAGATCGGCGAGTGGCCAGAAACCGTAGAGCTACTGCAAGATGCCATTATTGAAAACCCTCCGGTAGTAATTCGCGACGGTGGCGTTATTGCTACCGGCTACGACGAAGAACTGGACGAGCTGCGCGCTATCAGTGAAAACGCCGGCGATTACCTGGTGCAACTGGAGCAGCGGGAAAAAGAGCGCACCGGTATGCCCACCCTTAAGGTGGGTTACAACCGGGTGCACGGCTACTTTATTGAAATCAGTCGCGGGCAAAGCGATAAGGCGCCAGCTGAATACATTCGCCGCCAGACCCTGAAAAATGCAGAGCGCTTTATCACGCCCGAGCTAAAGGAGTTTGAAGACAAGGCGCTCTCCGCCAAGAGCCGCGCGCTAGCTCGTGAAAAGGCATTGTACGAAGAGCTAATCAATCAGCTGAATGAGTCCCTGGCAGAGCTCCAAGCCGCCGCTGCGGGTATATCCGAATTAGACGTGCTGGCATGCTTGGCCGAGCGCGCTGACGATTTGCGCCTGTGCCGTCCCGAACTGGGCACTGAGCCTGGTCTGCATATTACCGGCGGGCGCCACCCGGTGGTGGAGCAGGTATTGGACGAGCCTTTTGTGGCCAACGATATTGATTTGCACAATGACCGCCGCATGCTGGTAATTACCGGCCCGAACATGGGCGGTAAATCTACCTATATGCGCCAGACAGCATTGATTGCCCTGTTGGCCCACTGCGGCAGTTACGTGCCCGCCGACAGTGCCCAGATCGGCCTGCTGGATCGTATCTTCACTCGCATCGGCAGTGCCGATGACCTGGCCGGTGGCCGCTCCACCTTTATGGTGGAAATGACCGAGACCGCCAATATCCTGCGCAATGCCACCGAGCACAGCTTGGTACTGATGGATGAGATTGGCCGTGGTACCAGCACTTACGACGGCCTGTCCTTGGCCTGGGCCTGTGCCCACTACCTGGCAGGGGAAGTGCGCGCCTTTACGCTGTTCGCCACCCATTACTTTGAACTGACTGACCTGCCCAGCCAATGCTCTGAGGCCGCCAACATCCACTTGGATGCCACCGAGCACGGCGAGGGAATTGTCTTCCTGCACCGCATCCAGGAAGGGCCCGCCTCTAAGAGTTACGGGTTGCAGGTGGCCAAACTGGCCGGCATCCCCAGTGATGTATTGACCGAGGCCCGCGCGCGCTTGGCAGCATTGGAAGCCGGCGCCCAGTCGGTAGATGTGCCAGCTCCTATTGCTACGCCTGCACCGGCCCCCAAACAGGAGCCGGAAGAAGCCGCTGTGCCAATGGCCGCGGGCCCTGGTTCCCCCCAGCAGGTAGATCTGTTTGGCAGCCCAAGCCACCCGGCCGTGGATGCCCTTGAGGAGCTTGATCCGGACGATTTGACGCCACGCCAGGCACTGGAAGCGCTCTATTCTTTACGCAAGTTACTGAAGTAA
- a CDS encoding NUDIX domain-containing protein: MSSFKYCPVCSHKLEERLVESGYKLCCSTNACEFIFWENPTPVAIVLVEHDGKYIVTHNVEWPDWKYSLVSGFIDTNEDPQKAAMREIREELNLETTYIELITTSIYENLNQVMIGYYARAEGEIILNEENDSYKLLSRKELESWSFGKGSIPLIKKWLAKENA, encoded by the coding sequence TTGAGCAGTTTCAAATATTGTCCAGTCTGTAGCCACAAACTTGAAGAACGATTAGTAGAGTCAGGTTATAAACTATGCTGCAGTACTAATGCTTGCGAGTTTATCTTCTGGGAAAACCCTACTCCTGTTGCAATCGTTCTGGTGGAACATGATGGAAAATACATTGTGACTCATAACGTTGAGTGGCCAGATTGGAAGTATTCTTTAGTCTCTGGCTTTATTGATACTAACGAAGATCCACAAAAAGCCGCAATGCGTGAAATTCGCGAAGAACTAAATTTAGAAACTACCTATATTGAACTTATCACGACCTCAATATATGAAAACCTTAACCAAGTAATGATCGGGTACTATGCTAGAGCAGAGGGTGAAATCATCCTCAACGAAGAGAATGATTCATACAAGTTGCTATCTCGCAAAGAGTTAGAGTCTTGGAGCTTTGGGAAGGGTTCAATACCACTGATCAAAAAATGGCTAGCGAAAGAAAATGCATAA
- a CDS encoding transposase: protein MPNFKRYDYNQDAMVIINFEEQLQPETFEFTLHHLIDDHIDLSVFHKKYQNDSGGRTAYDPAILLKIILFAYSKGITSSREIQWQCENNILFKALSCDTVPHFTSIASFVSSYPDAIESVFEQVLLVCDQQGLLGNELFAIDGCKMPSNASKEHSGTFKELEQKQEKILKKIKYCLKEHKRLDGRKPNEKERKQAVAKAADTLQKHFDKIDQFLKNHSPRMGQGKNPKEVKSNITDNESAKMTTSKGTIQGYNGVAAVDRKHQIVVEAQAFGEGQEHHTLKPILDGISCHYQHIGIDEDILAKQVIITADTGFSNDANYSYLRESGINAYIPDNKFRSRDKAFTKQKTKYGKRNQKGRANVQKTIPASEFTFNKKKKTCICPAGKAMLLLKEEHVSEGKKKLLFEGRLTDCRECSLKNQCMRNPESASSRKGHGRQVSLTWTNGRTATDWMKKRVDSIEGKTIYGHRMSVVEPVFGNIGTNKRLNRFSLRGKSKVQGQWQMFCLVHNIEKLMRYGSIH from the coding sequence ATGCCCAATTTCAAACGTTACGATTACAACCAAGATGCAATGGTAATCATCAATTTCGAAGAGCAACTACAACCTGAAACCTTTGAGTTTACACTTCATCATCTGATTGATGACCATATCGACCTCTCTGTCTTCCATAAAAAATATCAAAATGATAGCGGCGGGCGAACCGCTTATGATCCAGCTATCCTCCTGAAAATCATATTGTTTGCTTACTCAAAAGGCATTACCTCAAGCCGTGAAATTCAATGGCAATGTGAGAACAATATCCTCTTCAAAGCACTGTCATGCGATACCGTTCCACATTTTACTAGTATTGCGAGTTTCGTAAGCAGTTATCCTGATGCGATTGAGTCGGTGTTTGAGCAAGTGTTACTGGTCTGCGATCAGCAGGGGCTGCTTGGCAACGAACTTTTCGCAATAGATGGATGCAAGATGCCATCCAATGCCAGCAAAGAACATTCGGGAACTTTTAAAGAACTAGAACAGAAGCAGGAAAAAATTCTCAAGAAGATCAAATATTGTCTCAAAGAGCACAAGAGGCTTGATGGCAGGAAGCCTAATGAAAAAGAGCGAAAACAAGCGGTAGCTAAAGCGGCGGATACTCTTCAGAAACACTTTGATAAAATTGATCAGTTCTTAAAGAATCACTCCCCCAGGATGGGACAAGGTAAAAACCCTAAAGAAGTAAAAAGTAATATCACAGACAATGAGTCAGCCAAGATGACTACCAGCAAGGGAACCATCCAGGGCTATAACGGCGTTGCCGCAGTTGATAGGAAGCATCAGATAGTTGTTGAAGCACAGGCCTTTGGTGAGGGGCAAGAACATCATACATTGAAGCCTATTCTCGATGGCATCAGTTGCCATTATCAGCATATAGGAATAGATGAAGACATCTTGGCCAAACAGGTCATCATTACTGCTGATACTGGGTTCTCCAACGACGCTAACTACAGCTACCTGCGAGAGAGCGGCATCAATGCCTATATACCTGACAATAAATTCCGTTCACGTGATAAAGCTTTTACAAAGCAAAAAACCAAGTATGGCAAGCGCAATCAAAAAGGTAGGGCTAATGTCCAGAAGACTATCCCAGCTAGTGAATTTACATTCAACAAGAAAAAGAAAACCTGTATCTGTCCTGCAGGAAAAGCGATGCTCTTGTTAAAAGAAGAGCATGTCAGTGAAGGTAAGAAAAAACTACTGTTCGAAGGGCGCCTCACTGACTGCAGGGAATGCAGCCTTAAAAATCAGTGTATGCGAAACCCGGAATCTGCCAGCTCTCGAAAAGGACATGGAAGGCAAGTATCCCTAACTTGGACAAACGGACGGACAGCCACTGACTGGATGAAAAAGCGGGTTGATAGTATCGAAGGCAAGACCATTTATGGACATCGAATGTCTGTTGTCGAGCCAGTGTTCGGGAACATTGGTACCAACAAGCGATTGAATCGCTTCTCGCTACGAGGAAAAAGTAAGGTTCAGGGACAATGGCAGATGTTCTGCTTGGTACATAATATAGAAAAGTTGATGAGATATGGCAGTATCCATTGA
- a CDS encoding transposase: protein MHNRVLQNIFSAYSGYLSKTAQPLKNLKAISSIQECRTKSMGSSYYRCKHNHVTEQHHSCRHRSCPLCSGRKQLQWVDQQRRKLFDTEHFHVVFTIPHEYLPLWQYNEEKLTDILFLSSKETLFELMASKDYHGVTPGMLMALHTWGRQLTLHPHIHCLITAGGLTLREKWKETGEYLLPVRVVKSLYRGKFQALLLEQYRAGLLKLPPSWSIGQFDILFKACYRKEWSVRIQERYEHGQGVLLYFSRYIKGGPLKPKQILNVDHKGLDFRYFDHRDQRRKQLRLKPQEFLRRVLQHIPPIGKHMVRSYGLYAGCNKKKHDLCSNQVGLMKDQRLPAGLQIQDLMVECGQCHESTKLTGRVWSKAKKGISFIKGAARQDSAGGNVQHGDEPDTAGMGLFSSA, encoded by the coding sequence ATGCATAACCGGGTATTGCAAAATATATTTTCTGCGTACAGTGGTTATTTATCTAAAACTGCGCAACCACTAAAAAATTTAAAGGCTATCTCCTCGATACAAGAATGCCGTACAAAATCGATGGGAAGCAGTTATTATCGTTGTAAGCACAACCATGTCACTGAACAGCATCATTCTTGTAGGCATAGAAGTTGCCCCCTCTGCTCAGGCAGAAAACAGCTCCAGTGGGTTGATCAGCAGCGTCGTAAATTATTTGATACAGAACATTTTCATGTGGTCTTTACTATACCTCATGAGTATCTGCCGTTATGGCAATACAACGAAGAGAAGCTTACAGATATACTCTTTTTGTCGAGTAAAGAAACCCTGTTTGAATTAATGGCGAGTAAAGACTATCACGGAGTAACTCCCGGGATGCTTATGGCTCTGCATACTTGGGGAAGACAGTTAACTTTACATCCCCATATACACTGTTTGATAACTGCTGGCGGCTTGACTTTAAGGGAAAAATGGAAAGAAACAGGTGAATATTTATTGCCTGTGCGAGTGGTTAAGAGTCTTTATAGGGGAAAATTTCAAGCGCTTTTATTAGAACAGTATCGTGCCGGGTTACTCAAGCTTCCTCCCAGTTGGTCAATTGGCCAGTTTGATATCCTCTTTAAAGCTTGCTATCGCAAGGAATGGTCGGTTCGTATTCAAGAACGGTATGAGCATGGTCAAGGCGTTCTGCTGTATTTTTCACGCTACATCAAAGGTGGCCCGCTTAAGCCAAAGCAGATATTAAACGTGGATCATAAGGGGCTGGATTTTCGTTATTTTGATCACCGTGACCAGCGACGTAAGCAACTTCGGTTAAAGCCTCAGGAGTTCTTAAGACGTGTCTTGCAGCACATACCTCCAATAGGAAAACACATGGTACGGAGTTATGGATTATATGCTGGGTGCAATAAGAAAAAGCACGATCTATGTAGTAATCAAGTGGGTTTAATGAAAGATCAACGACTCCCAGCTGGATTGCAAATCCAAGATCTGATGGTAGAGTGTGGGCAGTGCCATGAATCTACAAAGTTGACTGGCCGAGTGTGGTCTAAGGCGAAAAAAGGAATTTCCTTTATAAAGGGGGCGGCTCGGCAAGATAGTGCCGGCGGGAATGTACAACATGGCGATGAACCAGACACTGCAGGAATGGGCCTCTTTAGTTCGGCCTAA